The following DNA comes from Armatimonadota bacterium.
GCATCCGCCGACGTCGCTGCCACAGGTACACGAGGGCGAAGAGCCCGATTCCCACCAGATCCGTGGCCAGGGTGGGGATGAAGCAAAGCACCGTAGCCGCCGCCAGCACCCCCCACTCCAGCACGGTGGTACGCACTAGGAAATAGCCCGTGCTCATGATGGAGAAGGCCACGGTCCCCACCACGGAGGAAACAGCCGCCCACAGGTTCTCCTGCCAGGTGCCCGTCATGAGGAGGTGGGTGTATGCGAACAGCACGGGCATGACGTAGATCATTTTGGCAAACCGGAAGCTGTTCCAGCCCGTGCGCCATGGATCCGCCTGCGCGATGGCGGCAGCGGTGACCGCACCCAGGGCCACGGGCGGGGTGATGTTGGAATCCAGGCTCAGCCAGAAGATGATCATGTGGGCGGACAAGAGTGGCACACCCAGCTTGACCAGAGCAGGGGCCGCCACCACGGCCAAGACCAGGTAGGCGGCGGTGATGGGCATACCCATCCCCAGCACGAAGCTGGCCGCGGCCACGAGCAGGAGCGCGACCGGCAAGTTGCCGCCGGAGACGTCCAGGACCAGTTGGCTGAAGCGTACCCCAATCCCTGTGAGGGTCACCACCGCCACCACGATCCCGATGGCCCCCGTCGCCGCGGCCACGTAGGTGCTGCTGCGCCCCGCGTCCACCAGGGCTTCCCAGATCTCCCGGGGGCCCATCCGGGTCTCCGGTCGCAGCCAGCTCACCAGCACGGTGCTGGCGATGCTGGCCATCACCGCCATGGGGGCGGAGGTGGTGCGGACCAGCACCGCCACCAGCACCGCCAAGGGCAGCAGGAAGTACCACCCTGCCCGGAGGACGTCCCGCAGCCGAGGGATCTGGTCCGGTGGAAGTCCCTCCAAGCCCAGCTTGCGGGCCTCGCAGTACACCATCACGCCCACGCCCAGGAAGTACAGGAGGCCGGGGAGCGCGGAGAGCGCCGCGATGCGGGCGTAAGGGATCTGGGTGAGCTCCGCCATAATGAAGGCGCCTGCCCCCATCACAGGGGGCAGGATCATCCCCCCCGTGGAGGCCGCTGCCTCCACCGCGGCCGCGATATGCGGGGGAAAGCCACACCGTTTCATGAGGGGGATGGTGAAGGCGCCCGTGGTGGCCGTGTTGGCTACAGGACTCCCGTTGATGGAGCCGAACAGGGCGCTGCTCACCACCGCCACCTGGGCGGGGCCGCCCCGCATGCGGCCCACCAAGGCGAGGGAGAGGTCCATGAAGAACTTCGCCACCCCTGCCCGCAGCAGAAACGCCCCGAAGGCCACAAAGGGCAGGATGTAGCTGGCGAGGATGTCCGGCATGACACCGAACAGCCCCTCTGGGGTGAGGTAGAAGTACTCCACCACCCGGCGGAGGGTGAACCCCCGGTGGCCCACCACGGAGGGCAGGTGGTTCCCCCACAGGGCGTAGGCCACCAGCAACAGAGCCACCACGGTCATGGAAGGTCCCAGGACCCTGCGGGTCACCTCCACGCTCAGGACGAGGGCCAGGATCCCCATGGTCACGTCCAGGGAGGTGAACGCCCCCGCCCGGTAGGCCAAAGCCTCGTACTGTGTGATCCAGTACCCGGCCACCACACAGGAGGCGCCGGCGAGCAGCACATCCGTCCACGAAGGCCTGTCCTGGGGGGAACGCCGGGTGGCACGGTAGAGAAGGAAAGCGGCGGCGAGGCTGTAGAGCACCGCAATGCCGCGGTGGTACTGGAGGCTTGTGACCTCCACCGCCGCGGCCCACAGGTAGAATCCCACGGTGGCCGCGAGGCCCGCCCTCACCAGGCGATCCCACGGGCCCACCAGCTTCCGCATACCCGTTTGCGCATTACCGCGCCCGGATGGCGTCCGGGATCTCCAGCCCCACGGACCGGTAGTAGGCCTCCGCACCGGGGTGCAGGGGGATGCTCACCCCCAGCAGAGCCCGCCGTGTGGTCATGTCCGCGGAAGCACTGTGCACCTGCAGCATGTGGGCGTGCCCCTCACGGCTGTAGGCCGCGGCCACCAGCCGGCGCACGAGGGCTGGGGAGACGTCTCGATGCGCGAACCACAGACCCGGAATGCCGATGGTGCTCACGGAGTCCGTGAGTCCGTGGTAGCCCCGGTTCGGGATCACGTACCGGATGAAGTACGGATACTTCCGGAAGAACTCGGTGCGGGAGAGGGGACCGTACAGATCCAGGAGGTGTACCTCCTTGGCGATGGCGGCCTCGATGGTGGCCCGATCCGGGTAGGGAGCCGTGAAGAAGAACGCGTCCACCCGCCCGTCCCGGAGCGCCGCGGCCGCCGCGGACCCCAGGAGCGGCACCCGCTGGACGCGATCCCATAGGCCCAGCTCCGTGAGGATGCGCTGGGCGTTCGAGAAGGTGCCGGAGCCCGGGGATCCCACCGCCACGCGTTTGCCCACGAGGTCCCCGACGGTTCGGATCCCGCTGTCCTTGTAGGTGACGAAGTGCCCCACACCAATGAAGAGGAGCCCGATGGCCCGGATGTTGCGCTGCGGGTTGCCCTGGAACGCCTCGAGTCCGTAATATCCCTCATGGACGTCGCTCGCGAAGGCCACCGCGAGCTCGGCCTCCTTCCCGTTCACCCGCCGCACGTTCTCCACAGACCCGCCCGTGGCCGCCACGGTTACCTCCACGCCGGGCACGTTCCGCGACAGGAACGTGGCGAGGCCCGTGGCGAACACGTTAAATACCCCCGCGGCCGGCCCCCCCAGGATGGTTAGGCGCTCCACGGGGCCCGCAGAAGCCCCCGCGGCCCCCAGGACCACCAGGAGCACGACCACCATCCCAACCAGCCATCTCCCCTGCACCGCACTCACCCTTTCATTTCAGCAGATCATCAGACAAACCCTACGCCGCCGGGCAACCCTCCTCCTGTCGAACCTGTGTTCGCAATCCTGGATGGGAGCTGGTTTTACGGATCCCAGCACTAGATCCTCTCCGGGGCGACCTCATAGCCGGAGGCCTCCAAGGATCCCACCCCGATCCACCCCCACCCGAGGACCGCTTCCTCTTCGCCCGTGTTGCCGAATCCGTGCCAGACGCCCCTTGATGTAGAACACATCCCCTTCCGCGGCGCCTCCCACGTACCCACTCCCGTCACCCGCTCGGATCCACCACGACCTTCCCTGCCGCCTCCCGATGCACGAGCGCGAGGAGGCCTCTTGGCACGACCTCTCCGAGCGGGATCACGCGATCCACCACGCGATTCGCGAGGTCCGTGGATGCGAGGATCCGGATGGCCTCCGGCAGGTCCTGGTCGCATACATGGGCGACCGCGGTGATCCAGCAGATCTCCTGAAGGACCATCTCCCGGACCGGCACCCGCGGGGAGCGGTGGGGCAATCCTACCTGCAGGATGGTCCCGCCCTGTCGGACAAGCCCTGTAGCTTGCTCCAGGACCTCTTCCGCGCCCGAGCTATCTACCACCACCTCCGCGCCTTCGCCCCGGGTCGCTCTCAGCACGGCCCCACGCACATCGTCTCGTCCCGCCTGCAGCCGGCGTGAAGCCCCCACCCGCTCTGCCAGCTCGAGTCGATGGGGATCCACATCCACCGCCACGATGGCCTCCCCGCCCCATGCCCGGGCAACTCCGACCAGGAGGGACCCGATGCCGCCCGTGCCGATCACCACCAGGGACATCCCGGGAGCCCACCCGCTCCGTCGCAGGGCGTGCACCGCCACCGCGGTGGGCTGGGCGATGGCGGCTGCCTCGTCCGAGCACGTCTCGGGGACCTCCACGCAGGTTCGGGCGGGGACACATACGAACTCCGCGAGCCCGCCATGGGCGTGCAGCCCCAAGGTGTAGTACCGCGCGCACAGGTTCGTCCGGCCGGCCCGGCACCACGGACAGGCGCCGCACCACACTCCGGCGCCGCACACGACCCGTTGGCCCTCCCGAAAACCCACCTCCGGCCCACAGGCCACCACCTCACCCACGAATTCGTGTCCCAGGATCGTGGGACCACGATGCCCGGTGACGGGATGCGGGTCGTGCAGGGGGATCATGAGCGGGCCGTGCAGATACTCCGAGACATCCGTCCCGCAAAGGGAAGCCCGCCGGACCCGAAGGAGTACCTCCTGGGGTCCGGGTTCCCGGGGCTCCGGGACCGAAGCAACCCGCACGTCCTGGTTCCCGTAGTACACCGCTGCCCGCATCACACCCCCAACCGGCGCCCGCGGAAGGGGCGCACCAGTCCCATCAGGCCCTGGGGGGCGTACAGGGCGATGAGGACCAAGGCCGCACCGAAGACCGCCCGGTTGAACTCCGCGGGGATGCGCGCCCCGAACAGACCCAGATGCACCACGCCCACCCGCAGCAGCTCCGCCACCAGCATGACCAGGGGGACACCCAACAGGGGACCCTGCCAGGTCCCCGCACCCCCCACCATGGCCATGAGGACCACGTCCACGGAGATGTCCAGGCTGAACACCCCCGTGGGCTCGATGTACCCGATCCGCTGGGTGTACAGACCTCCGGCCACGCCTGCCCAGAACGCTCCCAGCAGCAGGGCAGCCACCTTCACCCACGTGGTCCGCACGCCGAGAACGCCCGCCGCCACCTCGTCCTCCCGCACGGCCACCAGGGCGGCCCCGAAGCGGGAGGACTGAATCCGTGCCGCGATTCCCGTGACCAGCAGGGCAAGCCCCAGGTACGTGAAGTAAAAGAACTGCTCCACCACCCGCCGGTCCCAGGGCAGGGGAGACACGTAGATTCCCATGGCGCCCCGGGTCCAGGGAACGTTGTACGCAAGCACCTGGGCGAGGAATCCCAGGATCATGGTGAGGACAGCGAAGTACGGCCCTCGCACCCGCAGGCTTGGCACGCCCACGGCCGCAGCCCAGAGCACCGCCATCAGTCCTCCCAGGGGGAACGTGAGGAGAGGAGACCAGCCCCACCTGTAGGCCAGGATCCCCGTGGTGTAGGCCCCGACTCCGAAGAACACGGCCATGGCGAGGTTCAGGTAGCCGGCATAGCCTCCCAGAAAATTCCATGCCTGGGTGAGGAGCAGGAACAGGAAGACGTTGGTTAGGGTACTCAGGAGTCCCAGGCCCTCCCACCACGCTCCGATCCCCACCACGATCCCCAGGAGCGCAGCCGCACCTAGGGCGTGCCGGCGGCCCAGCCGGGTGGGTCCGGACGTCCAGGTCTCCGGCCAAACGGAGGATCGCATGGCGTTAGAGAACCCGCTCCTGCACGGTCTGCAGGCCGCGGCCGCGGAGGATCAAGGTGATGGCCAGAAACGCGTACACCACCGCGTACACGTACTGGAAGGGCAGGAGGATTCCACTGAGTGCTT
Coding sequences within:
- a CDS encoding TRAP transporter permease, with product MRKLVGPWDRLVRAGLAATVGFYLWAAAVEVTSLQYHRGIAVLYSLAAAFLLYRATRRSPQDRPSWTDVLLAGASCVVAGYWITQYEALAYRAGAFTSLDVTMGILALVLSVEVTRRVLGPSMTVVALLLVAYALWGNHLPSVVGHRGFTLRRVVEYFYLTPEGLFGVMPDILASYILPFVAFGAFLLRAGVAKFFMDLSLALVGRMRGGPAQVAVVSSALFGSINGSPVANTATTGAFTIPLMKRCGFPPHIAAAVEAAASTGGMILPPVMGAGAFIMAELTQIPYARIAALSALPGLLYFLGVGVMVYCEARKLGLEGLPPDQIPRLRDVLRAGWYFLLPLAVLVAVLVRTTSAPMAVMASIASTVLVSWLRPETRMGPREIWEALVDAGRSSTYVAAATGAIGIVVAVVTLTGIGVRFSQLVLDVSGGNLPVALLLVAAASFVLGMGMPITAAYLVLAVVAAPALVKLGVPLLSAHMIIFWLSLDSNITPPVALGAVTAAAIAQADPWRTGWNSFRFAKMIYVMPVLFAYTHLLMTGTWQENLWAAVSSVVGTVAFSIMSTGYFLVRTTVLEWGVLAAATVLCFIPTLATDLVGIGLFALVYLWQRRRRMRQETAMQAGLPARAAAMR
- a CDS encoding TAXI family TRAP transporter solute-binding subunit; amino-acid sequence: MVVVLLVVLGAAGASAGPVERLTILGGPAAGVFNVFATGLATFLSRNVPGVEVTVAATGGSVENVRRVNGKEAELAVAFASDVHEGYYGLEAFQGNPQRNIRAIGLLFIGVGHFVTYKDSGIRTVGDLVGKRVAVGSPGSGTFSNAQRILTELGLWDRVQRVPLLGSAAAAALRDGRVDAFFFTAPYPDRATIEAAIAKEVHLLDLYGPLSRTEFFRKYPYFIRYVIPNRGYHGLTDSVSTIGIPGLWFAHRDVSPALVRRLVAAAYSREGHAHMLQVHSASADMTTRRALLGVSIPLHPGAEAYYRSVGLEIPDAIRAR
- a CDS encoding alcohol dehydrogenase catalytic domain-containing protein, whose protein sequence is MRAAVYYGNQDVRVASVPEPREPGPQEVLLRVRRASLCGTDVSEYLHGPLMIPLHDPHPVTGHRGPTILGHEFVGEVVACGPEVGFREGQRVVCGAGVWCGACPWCRAGRTNLCARYYTLGLHAHGGLAEFVCVPARTCVEVPETCSDEAAAIAQPTAVAVHALRRSGWAPGMSLVVIGTGGIGSLLVGVARAWGGEAIVAVDVDPHRLELAERVGASRRLQAGRDDVRGAVLRATRGEGAEVVVDSSGAEEVLEQATGLVRQGGTILQVGLPHRSPRVPVREMVLQEICWITAVAHVCDQDLPEAIRILASTDLANRVVDRVIPLGEVVPRGLLALVHREAAGKVVVDPSG
- a CDS encoding branched-chain amino acid ABC transporter permease, with protein sequence MRSSVWPETWTSGPTRLGRRHALGAAALLGIVVGIGAWWEGLGLLSTLTNVFLFLLLTQAWNFLGGYAGYLNLAMAVFFGVGAYTTGILAYRWGWSPLLTFPLGGLMAVLWAAAVGVPSLRVRGPYFAVLTMILGFLAQVLAYNVPWTRGAMGIYVSPLPWDRRVVEQFFYFTYLGLALLVTGIAARIQSSRFGAALVAVREDEVAAGVLGVRTTWVKVAALLLGAFWAGVAGGLYTQRIGYIEPTGVFSLDISVDVVLMAMVGGAGTWQGPLLGVPLVMLVAELLRVGVVHLGLFGARIPAEFNRAVFGAALVLIALYAPQGLMGLVRPFRGRRLGV